One Gordonia sp. SID5947 genomic region harbors:
- a CDS encoding NDP-sugar synthase, with product MTSESHNGGTSDPDVTSSVQAVVLVGGKGTRLRPLTLSAPKPMLPTAGVPFLTHLLSRIQAAGIQDVVLGTSFQAHVFSEYYGDGSKLGVRLQYVTETEPLGTGGGIRNVLDDLTAENILVFNGDVLGGTDVREILTTHRESGADVTMHLVPVSDPRAFGCVPTDETGRVTDFLEKTQDPPTDQINAGTYVFRRSVIEEIPPGRPVSVEREVFPKLLSEGRHIQAHVDHAYWRDMGTPEDFVRGSADLVRGIAPSPALGDRRGESMVHDGAGVAPGAVLIGGTVVGRGAEIGPRARLDGAVVFDGAVIEAGAVVERSIVGFGARIGPRALIRDTVIGDGAEVGARCELLRGARVWPGVQIPDGGLRFSTDV from the coding sequence GTGACCAGTGAGAGCCACAACGGTGGGACGTCTGATCCGGATGTGACATCGTCGGTGCAGGCCGTGGTGCTCGTGGGTGGCAAGGGCACGCGGTTGCGACCGCTGACGTTGTCGGCGCCGAAGCCGATGCTGCCCACCGCCGGCGTCCCGTTCCTCACGCACCTGCTCTCCCGTATCCAGGCTGCGGGGATCCAGGACGTGGTCCTCGGTACCTCCTTCCAGGCCCATGTCTTCTCCGAGTACTACGGTGACGGCTCGAAACTGGGTGTGCGACTGCAGTACGTCACCGAGACCGAACCGCTCGGCACCGGCGGCGGCATCCGGAACGTGCTCGACGACCTGACCGCCGAGAACATCCTGGTGTTCAACGGTGACGTACTCGGCGGCACCGACGTCCGCGAGATCCTGACGACGCATCGCGAAAGCGGCGCCGACGTCACGATGCACCTCGTGCCGGTCAGTGATCCACGCGCGTTCGGCTGCGTCCCGACCGACGAGACCGGCCGCGTCACCGACTTCCTGGAGAAGACCCAGGACCCGCCGACCGACCAGATCAATGCGGGCACCTATGTCTTCCGACGTTCGGTGATCGAGGAGATCCCACCCGGCCGGCCGGTGTCGGTGGAGCGGGAGGTCTTCCCCAAACTCCTCTCCGAGGGCCGCCACATCCAGGCTCACGTCGACCACGCCTACTGGCGTGACATGGGTACCCCGGAGGACTTCGTCCGAGGGTCGGCCGACCTGGTCCGCGGTATCGCTCCGTCGCCCGCCCTCGGCGACCGGCGCGGCGAATCGATGGTCCACGACGGCGCCGGCGTGGCGCCCGGCGCGGTCCTCATCGGTGGGACCGTGGTGGGTCGCGGCGCCGAGATCGGGCCGCGGGCCCGCCTCGACGGTGCGGTCGTCTTCGACGGAGCGGTGATCGAGGCCGGCGCCGTGGTCGAGCGGAGCATCGTCGGATTCGGTGCCCGCATCGGACCGCGCGCGCTGATCCGCGACACCGTGATCGGTGACGGCGCCGAGGTCGGGGCCCGATGTGAACTCCTGCGGGGCGCACGGGTGTGGCCGGGCGTCCAGATCCCCGACGGCGGACTGCGCTTCTCGACGGACGTCTGA
- a CDS encoding glycosyltransferase family 2 protein, with protein MTAEIAVVTVTYSSGDYLAAFLRSLEKATASPVPRVVIADNGSTDGAPEAAEREFDNVTLVRTGGNIGYGGGINRAVAEVDPSIEFIAVANPDVEWAPGSLDELLAAARRWPRAGSLGPLIHEPDGSIYPSARRVPDLISGAGHALFGSIWKTNPWTAAYRADDAAPSERPVGWLSGSCLLVRRAAFDSIDGFDSRYFMYMEDVDLGDRLGKAGWLNVYVPDAEILHTKGHAAGRDPGKMLPAHHRSAYRFQADRHPGVLQAPLRLALRVGLAVRSRVAVLAAGRTVEKQRRNR; from the coding sequence GTGACTGCTGAGATTGCCGTGGTGACGGTGACCTATTCGTCGGGGGACTACCTCGCGGCATTCCTGCGAAGCCTCGAGAAGGCCACCGCGTCGCCGGTGCCCCGTGTCGTCATCGCCGACAACGGCTCGACCGACGGCGCGCCAGAGGCGGCGGAGCGGGAGTTCGACAACGTGACGCTCGTGCGGACGGGCGGCAACATCGGCTACGGCGGTGGCATCAATCGCGCGGTCGCCGAGGTGGATCCCTCGATCGAGTTCATCGCGGTGGCCAATCCGGATGTCGAGTGGGCTCCCGGTTCGCTCGACGAACTGCTCGCCGCCGCTCGGCGATGGCCGCGTGCCGGTTCGCTTGGTCCGTTGATCCATGAACCGGACGGCTCGATCTACCCGTCGGCGCGGCGGGTCCCTGATCTGATCTCCGGCGCCGGTCATGCGCTGTTCGGGTCGATCTGGAAGACGAATCCCTGGACCGCCGCGTATCGGGCCGATGACGCGGCGCCCAGCGAACGTCCGGTCGGATGGCTTTCGGGATCGTGTCTGCTGGTCCGGCGTGCCGCTTTCGACTCCATCGACGGCTTCGACTCGCGATACTTCATGTACATGGAGGACGTCGATCTGGGCGACCGGCTCGGCAAGGCGGGTTGGCTCAACGTATACGTACCGGACGCGGAGATCCTTCACACCAAAGGCCATGCGGCCGGCCGTGATCCGGGGAAGATGTTGCCTGCCCATCACCGCAGCGCCTATCGGTTCCAGGCTGACCGCCACCCGGGCGTCCTGCAGGCACCGCTACGCCTGGCCCTGCGGGTCGGGCTCGCCGTGCGTTCCCGGGTCGCGGTCCTCGCGGCCGGCCGGACCGTCGAGAAACAGAGGAGAAATCGGTGA